One stretch of Cloacibacillus sp. DNA includes these proteins:
- the cysK gene encoding cysteine synthase A gives MKNVEDLEIMELVGGTPLYRLKRDGGGAQVWIKLEGGNPGGSIKDRAAWGMLKEAQRQGQLTEKTVIVEPTSGNTGIGLAMLGRALGLPVVLTMPESMSQERRAVLAAFGAKLVLTPASEGMAGAVNEAKRMLDEDANALMLDQFSNPGNPRAHEESTGPEILAQLPDGKKLAAFVASFGTGGTVTGVGRALRKEFPEVKVIAVEPASSPLITKGKAGPHKIQGIGANFVPANLAVSEIDEFMTVTDEEALSTARRLAAEEGLFSGISTGANVWAALKVAADLPRDNVVVTVQPDRGDKYLSIFSS, from the coding sequence GCCGCTCTACCGGCTCAAAAGGGACGGCGGCGGCGCGCAGGTCTGGATAAAGCTCGAGGGCGGTAACCCCGGGGGCTCGATCAAGGATCGCGCCGCCTGGGGTATGCTGAAAGAGGCGCAGCGGCAGGGCCAGCTCACGGAAAAGACGGTGATCGTGGAGCCGACGAGCGGCAACACCGGCATCGGGCTTGCGATGCTCGGACGGGCGCTCGGTCTGCCGGTGGTCCTGACGATGCCGGAATCGATGTCGCAGGAGCGCCGCGCGGTGCTGGCCGCCTTCGGCGCGAAGCTTGTGCTGACTCCCGCCTCCGAGGGAATGGCGGGCGCGGTAAACGAGGCGAAAAGAATGCTGGACGAGGATGCGAACGCGCTGATGCTTGACCAGTTTTCCAACCCCGGCAACCCGCGCGCGCATGAGGAGAGCACGGGGCCGGAGATACTGGCCCAGCTGCCCGACGGTAAGAAGCTGGCGGCCTTCGTCGCCTCATTCGGCACCGGCGGCACCGTCACCGGCGTAGGCCGCGCCCTGCGCAAAGAGTTTCCCGAGGTGAAGGTCATCGCCGTGGAACCGGCGTCCAGCCCGCTGATCACGAAGGGCAAGGCCGGTCCGCATAAGATCCAGGGGATCGGCGCGAACTTTGTCCCCGCGAACCTCGCCGTCTCGGAGATCGACGAGTTCATGACCGTCACCGACGAAGAGGCTCTGTCGACCGCGCGACGGCTGGCCGCCGAGGAGGGCCTTTTCAGCGGCATCTCCACCGGAGCCAACGTTTGGGCGGCGCTTAAGGTGGCGGCCGACCTCCCGCGGGACAATGTCGTCGTTACGGTCCAGCCGGACCGCGGCGATAAGTACCTGAGCATTTTTTCCAGTTAA
- a CDS encoding methyltransferase type 11 yields MPQVDQNIKEKMLFIKKFVAEPRMIGSITPSSPQLVAFMLCNVDWDKIGCIAEFGAGTGVVTKAIMKNKLPQSRLFVFEIEDDLRQKLIRDTGLDIYDDARRLPHVLREERLRKVDLIVSGLPYAVLPQEVTAAVLDGISRTLAEDGMFVAFQYSLHMKSAFERIFKEVKIRFVMMNIPPAFVYECRGLKG; encoded by the coding sequence ATGCCACAGGTCGATCAAAATATAAAGGAAAAGATGCTCTTTATAAAAAAATTTGTCGCGGAGCCGCGTATGATCGGCAGCATTACTCCCAGCTCCCCGCAGCTTGTTGCCTTCATGCTCTGTAATGTAGACTGGGACAAAATCGGCTGTATCGCGGAGTTTGGCGCCGGTACCGGCGTTGTGACTAAGGCGATCATGAAAAACAAGCTGCCGCAGAGCAGGCTCTTTGTATTTGAGATAGAGGACGACCTCAGACAAAAGCTGATACGCGATACGGGGCTCGATATCTACGACGACGCGAGGCGGCTGCCGCATGTACTCAGAGAGGAGCGGCTTCGCAAGGTCGATCTGATAGTCTCCGGCCTGCCTTACGCGGTTCTGCCGCAGGAGGTCACCGCCGCCGTGCTTGACGGTATCTCACGCACCCTCGCCGAGGACGGCATGTTCGTCGCCTTTCAATATTCCCTCCATATGAAGAGCGCCTTTGAGCGGATATTCAAAGAGGTCAAAATTCGATTTGTGATGATGAACATCCCCCCGGCCTTCGTATACGAGTGCCGGGGATTAAAGGGATAG